A stretch of the Jeotgalibacillus haloalkalitolerans genome encodes the following:
- a CDS encoding SpaA isopeptide-forming pilin-related protein has translation MKLLRRISIFVIGIILIVSQNAPYVFANEDLTEADVTLVVESVDGNTSTLELTSSGSVDEWIVQFPAGATFDAEATRALNVRETEGKFDQETSELTIANEGDTFRFVAGDLPEGDSKFRVAAYYAGQEVAFDETILTVAVIPETNTAEEADVMEESALEENEEQPAAEDAVIEEESAVESPAEDSSESADTATEQPAAEEESAELIPEKEPVEEPAVTLQEETANAEQETDVAPAPVNPEGNLEVYYGALQSQVLSGRTSTYQLDFKVTGSQSAYEDIELVVQLPTNPDTNVLYPQIVSGQPDATLTIAGVQPVYDPVNQTLTYVFPELASGQSYRTLVKATPELGTTPVSGLSANQRDLTSQVSLSGGSVTSVTKTADGVAIVSDGTVNLSKTYIGTEQLVGGVFVPKDGAPRQGEYIHWTLTASSSKQTAGQSYLKEGAKIIIRDVIPVGTSFVESAQKPGFTGVYNSATRTVTWEIDAPTIEQQKLATNTLFTEELSVVLRVNDNTANFSSLVNNADVEIELVGSTPQNPITRTRSATSTVIMAGPGVETPGVIGNNYYGYHSGAKDGVGRWETLPELGTSFPTVTDSANLTFMNTMAIAPFGLRYSVNGGAFTTDNYNTAFVDQIIASGYRHYTMEYSIDPKLDLTSLSITKPVIYYTNTAPLRQMETLPDTFVQLRVNGVWQAEYPVDFPNTTTWNSQPYIDVSNFGKQPGDVVDSYRVIYRNSHGGLFGRVFSTYDVVPGATGVASNSATYRYELNDGTRVVLQPTGDTSVHGPRYVNIVDAIETEPTVRTSIDFVDENNQPLTNDSTIERGLNRIKVDFLNLQASEDNVDGPVELVALLPPGVVLADDPDVIYSDNSITPSYEVLGEIDGRQRIKFTWDNSRLIRGENITASFNVDVTRTALSDINLEVYAFTDNTSLKRADGTKDFDDLDFNDNGNSIETMIGASSDYVIRKADDLQIKKEVKGALDADYSMFGRTTPGGEVNYRFNLTNTTGEIIEKFSFLDVLPSVGDLGITDNVPRDSQFDVTLAGPISFSGTLWEDRVTVLYSSAKNPSRTDLYAAVDYPSGSSPPADPSGAETPTWLTEAEVTDWSAIHSFKIVMNEGVTWLEGQNIVFEISARVPDLPVDRELLDPERNAYERAAWNSFAVTTNGLLAVEPLRVGVVMEYDIEDPVVEKAVDGQTDTLDLADRDQVFTWEVDYLFGNFTGGWDSVVLRDEIHELLEILAVRILDEAGNDISDTGTLTVTDNLVTFVPDKVDDSYSYLSGSVYTLEIDTSIRADVTNEELLPFIQGNGIPNQAELIIDDEPTQSNEVNVKPPGYAGLDVTKVDEETGEVLAGATFELRACASADTPAEDCTLVDTKTTDASGIISFRDLPLGEYILIETEAPDGYRLLTAPVRITLADADAGKIVERTVENSKNGWELPATGGIGTWLFSLIGLVLMAGSTLYAVRRKKG, from the coding sequence ATGAAATTACTCAGAAGAATAAGTATCTTCGTTATCGGTATTATATTGATTGTAAGCCAAAATGCACCATATGTTTTTGCAAACGAAGATCTTACAGAGGCGGATGTTACACTCGTTGTAGAATCCGTTGACGGTAATACGTCAACACTTGAGTTAACATCGTCAGGGTCTGTGGATGAATGGATTGTTCAGTTCCCAGCAGGTGCTACCTTTGACGCAGAAGCTACTCGTGCACTGAATGTCAGAGAAACGGAAGGGAAATTTGATCAAGAGACTTCCGAGCTCACCATTGCAAATGAAGGCGATACATTTCGTTTTGTAGCAGGAGATCTTCCGGAAGGAGATAGCAAATTTCGTGTGGCGGCATATTATGCCGGGCAGGAAGTCGCCTTTGATGAAACGATACTGACCGTTGCTGTAATTCCAGAAACAAATACAGCTGAAGAAGCTGATGTAATGGAAGAAAGCGCTTTAGAGGAAAATGAAGAACAGCCTGCTGCAGAAGACGCTGTTATTGAGGAAGAAAGTGCTGTTGAATCACCAGCAGAAGATTCGTCTGAATCAGCTGATACTGCAACTGAACAACCTGCAGCTGAAGAGGAAAGCGCAGAGCTGATACCGGAGAAGGAACCTGTCGAAGAACCTGCGGTCACCCTCCAGGAAGAAACTGCTAATGCAGAACAGGAAACAGACGTTGCGCCAGCTCCGGTCAATCCTGAAGGGAATCTCGAAGTCTACTACGGAGCATTACAATCACAGGTTTTATCCGGAAGAACTTCGACATATCAATTGGATTTTAAGGTGACAGGTTCTCAGAGTGCGTACGAGGACATCGAACTTGTCGTGCAATTGCCGACAAACCCGGACACGAACGTGCTGTATCCGCAGATCGTAAGTGGTCAGCCAGACGCGACATTGACGATTGCTGGTGTCCAGCCCGTATACGATCCAGTAAATCAGACTCTCACATATGTGTTTCCTGAGTTAGCGAGCGGACAATCTTATCGTACCCTCGTCAAAGCAACACCTGAGCTCGGAACGACACCAGTGAGTGGACTTTCGGCCAACCAGCGTGACCTGACAAGTCAGGTATCACTAAGCGGCGGTTCTGTAACATCCGTAACGAAGACGGCTGATGGTGTTGCCATTGTTTCAGATGGCACAGTCAACCTCTCCAAGACTTATATCGGAACAGAGCAATTGGTCGGAGGGGTATTCGTGCCAAAGGATGGTGCACCGCGACAGGGCGAGTACATCCACTGGACACTGACAGCAAGCTCATCCAAACAGACAGCAGGACAGTCCTATCTGAAGGAAGGGGCAAAAATTATTATCCGTGACGTTATTCCTGTAGGAACGAGTTTTGTAGAATCTGCACAGAAGCCTGGCTTTACAGGTGTCTATAACAGTGCTACCCGAACCGTCACTTGGGAAATTGACGCCCCGACAATAGAACAGCAAAAGCTTGCAACAAACACGCTGTTTACAGAAGAATTGTCTGTTGTGCTCCGTGTCAACGATAATACGGCAAACTTTTCTTCGCTTGTAAATAATGCAGATGTAGAAATTGAGCTTGTGGGATCAACACCTCAGAATCCAATTACTCGTACACGCTCAGCTACTTCTACTGTTATCATGGCAGGGCCAGGTGTTGAAACACCTGGTGTCATAGGGAATAATTATTATGGTTATCATTCAGGCGCAAAAGATGGTGTCGGGAGATGGGAAACACTTCCTGAATTAGGAACTTCCTTTCCAACCGTAACTGATTCTGCAAACTTAACGTTTATGAATACCATGGCTATAGCTCCATTTGGACTGAGATACAGTGTTAACGGAGGTGCATTTACTACCGATAATTATAATACTGCATTTGTTGATCAAATTATTGCAAGTGGCTACAGACACTATACAATGGAATATTCGATTGATCCAAAGCTAGATTTAACGTCACTTTCTATTACTAAACCAGTTATTTACTATACGAATACAGCTCCACTTCGTCAGATGGAAACCCTTCCAGACACATTTGTACAGCTTCGTGTTAATGGCGTATGGCAGGCGGAGTACCCAGTAGATTTTCCAAATACTACCACATGGAATTCCCAACCTTATATAGATGTAAGTAATTTTGGGAAACAACCTGGTGATGTGGTTGATTCTTATCGCGTTATTTACAGGAACTCACATGGAGGTTTATTTGGGAGGGTTTTCTCGACTTATGACGTCGTACCTGGTGCCACAGGTGTCGCATCAAATAGTGCTACTTATCGATATGAGTTAAACGATGGAACCAGAGTTGTTTTACAACCAACAGGAGATACATCTGTTCATGGTCCACGTTATGTGAATATTGTGGATGCTATAGAGACTGAACCTACAGTGAGAACATCTATCGACTTTGTAGATGAAAACAACCAGCCACTTACAAATGATTCAACGATTGAGCGTGGTCTGAACCGCATTAAGGTTGATTTCCTTAATCTGCAGGCTTCTGAAGACAACGTTGATGGACCGGTTGAACTTGTTGCGTTGTTGCCACCGGGTGTTGTATTGGCGGATGATCCGGATGTTATTTACAGTGACAATTCGATCACCCCAAGCTATGAAGTTCTCGGTGAGATAGACGGCAGGCAAAGAATCAAGTTTACATGGGATAATTCAAGACTAATCCGCGGTGAAAATATCACTGCAAGCTTTAACGTCGATGTAACCCGTACTGCATTGTCTGATATCAACCTTGAAGTGTATGCCTTTACAGACAATACATCACTTAAACGGGCTGACGGGACGAAGGACTTTGATGATCTCGATTTCAATGACAACGGGAACTCAATTGAAACGATGATTGGAGCTTCAAGTGATTATGTTATTCGAAAAGCGGATGACCTTCAAATTAAGAAAGAAGTAAAAGGCGCACTTGACGCCGACTACTCCATGTTCGGTCGTACCACACCGGGCGGAGAGGTGAATTACAGATTTAATCTGACGAATACGACTGGTGAGATTATTGAGAAATTCAGCTTTTTAGATGTCTTACCATCCGTTGGTGATTTAGGCATTACAGATAACGTACCGCGTGACAGTCAATTTGATGTGACGCTCGCCGGACCGATCAGCTTCAGTGGTACGCTTTGGGAGGACCGGGTGACGGTACTTTACAGTTCGGCAAAGAACCCAAGCCGGACCGATCTTTATGCTGCTGTTGACTACCCGTCAGGCAGTTCACCGCCCGCTGATCCGTCAGGGGCTGAAACGCCAACCTGGTTGACAGAAGCAGAAGTGACTGACTGGAGCGCAATACACAGCTTCAAGATCGTCATGAACGAAGGTGTCACATGGCTTGAAGGGCAGAATATCGTATTTGAGATATCTGCACGTGTACCGGATCTGCCTGTTGACCGTGAACTTTTAGACCCGGAACGAAATGCATATGAACGAGCAGCCTGGAATTCATTCGCAGTGACGACAAACGGATTACTGGCTGTTGAGCCGCTTCGCGTTGGAGTGGTGATGGAATATGACATTGAAGATCCGGTTGTAGAGAAGGCTGTAGACGGTCAGACCGATACGCTTGATCTTGCAGACCGTGACCAGGTCTTCACCTGGGAAGTGGATTATTTGTTTGGGAACTTCACTGGTGGATGGGACTCCGTTGTACTCCGTGATGAGATTCACGAATTGCTTGAGATTTTGGCAGTACGCATCCTCGATGAAGCCGGTAATGACATCTCTGACACGGGTACTTTAACGGTCACAGACAATCTTGTGACATTTGTCCCAGACAAAGTTGATGACAGCTACAGCTACTTAAGTGGCAGCGTCTATACGCTGGAGATCGATACGAGTATCCGGGCTGATGTAACGAACGAAGAGCTCCTCCCGTTCATACAGGGGAATGGCATACCAAACCAGGCAGAACTCATCATCGATGACGAGCCGACCCAATCAAATGAAGTGAACGTGAAGCCACCTGGTTATGCGGGTCTTGACGTGACAAAAGTCGACGAAGAGACCGGTGAAGTGCTCGCAGGTGCTACATTCGAGCTGCGTGCATGCGCGTCAGCTGACACACCGGCTGAAGATTGTACACTCGTTGACACTAAAACAACAGATGCATCAGGCATTATCAGCTTCAGGGATCTTCCTCTTGGTGAATATATACTCATCGAGACAGAAGCACCGGACGGCTACCGCCTGCTCACAGCGCCTGTTCGTATCACACTCGCAGACGCAGATGCAGGAAAAATCGTAGAACGCACGGTCGAGAACTCGAAAAATGGCTGGGAGCTCCCAGCGACCGGCGGTATCGGAACATGGCTCTTTAGTTTAATTGGACTGGTTTTAATGGCGGGGTCCACACTTTATGCCGTCAGGAGAAAGAAAGGGTAG
- a CDS encoding SpaH/EbpB family LPXTG-anchored major pilin, with protein sequence MKKELKRYLGIFIPMVLLLSMVFPQMASAYTVLGDQNNPSLTIYKYAQEPGATSTPGTGLPGETPVGDPLEGVEFTLTQTHAFDPSTNEWTEVTGVTPIVAVTDPNGQIVLTNTEGLQLGRYEVQETDGPDSVILNTDVYSVDVPMTSQDGTTLNYDVNIYPKNEVVRGDAELIKVGEGGEILPGVVFGLYNAEDELLDELTTDAEGKITVENLASGTYYFQELQTVPGYTLNNTKIFFDVTQNEEGSTVEWTNSAINDGNVVTNYNVPEIEKDVEGTDFFAVDRDAEYTYNLTITTPGDIQNYSAIGVRDVLDPRLEYAGTWTVTGTDASNIAFNQDGQTLTWEVVDLSQLTANQQITISFTSTIRPDAVLLPEETGIPNTATIHFDNDSGSFTEPTDPNEPTDPENPPTVEEPPTTPPVYVDPTEGALQILKVDKSDNSIVLEGAEFKLTTDQVGDNIVDAAGTIITVNGAPFTGLLENLVTDASGQISIEGLTPGTYYLHETKAPTYTEDGEEKPYRLLTAPLEVTVTDGVDENEVTVENSKSGWELPTTGGMGGLLFTLIGLALMAIAAFALFRRKEQPEVQ encoded by the coding sequence ATGAAAAAAGAGTTAAAAAGATACCTGGGGATCTTTATCCCGATGGTGCTCTTATTATCGATGGTATTCCCGCAAATGGCATCAGCTTATACAGTGCTAGGGGATCAGAATAATCCGTCATTAACAATTTATAAATATGCACAGGAGCCAGGGGCAACATCTACTCCTGGAACGGGACTTCCCGGAGAAACTCCTGTTGGCGATCCATTAGAAGGTGTTGAGTTTACATTGACGCAAACACATGCTTTTGATCCATCCACTAACGAATGGACAGAAGTAACAGGTGTCACACCAATTGTGGCTGTAACAGACCCTAACGGCCAAATTGTTCTTACTAATACTGAAGGCCTGCAGCTTGGTCGCTACGAAGTCCAGGAAACAGATGGACCTGATAGCGTCATCTTAAATACAGACGTATATTCCGTTGATGTTCCTATGACAAGTCAGGATGGCACGACGCTGAACTATGACGTGAACATCTACCCTAAAAATGAAGTGGTACGCGGAGATGCAGAACTGATTAAAGTAGGGGAAGGCGGAGAAATCCTTCCAGGCGTTGTCTTTGGTTTATATAACGCTGAAGACGAACTATTAGATGAATTAACGACAGATGCAGAAGGTAAGATCACAGTTGAAAACCTTGCATCCGGCACGTACTATTTCCAGGAGCTTCAGACAGTTCCAGGCTATACATTAAATAATACAAAAATCTTCTTCGACGTAACACAGAATGAAGAAGGTAGTACAGTTGAATGGACAAATAGCGCAATCAATGATGGAAATGTAGTAACAAACTATAACGTGCCTGAAATTGAAAAAGATGTTGAAGGAACGGATTTCTTTGCGGTTGATCGTGACGCTGAATACACGTATAACCTGACAATTACAACACCAGGAGACATTCAGAATTACAGCGCAATCGGTGTGCGTGACGTGTTAGACCCTCGTCTTGAGTACGCTGGAACGTGGACGGTGACGGGTACAGATGCAAGCAACATCGCATTTAACCAGGATGGTCAGACATTAACATGGGAAGTGGTTGATCTTTCACAGTTGACTGCGAATCAGCAAATCACCATCTCATTTACTTCAACAATCAGACCTGATGCAGTTTTACTTCCTGAAGAAACAGGGATTCCAAATACTGCGACGATCCATTTTGACAACGATAGCGGCTCTTTCACAGAACCAACAGATCCAAACGAGCCGACTGATCCGGAGAACCCACCGACAGTAGAGGAGCCACCAACGACACCACCGGTGTACGTTGACCCAACAGAAGGTGCACTACAGATCCTGAAAGTGGATAAGTCAGATAACAGTATTGTTCTTGAAGGTGCAGAGTTCAAGCTGACGACAGATCAAGTTGGAGATAACATTGTTGACGCTGCAGGGACTATCATCACAGTAAACGGCGCGCCGTTTACAGGTCTTCTTGAGAACCTTGTGACAGACGCAAGCGGTCAAATCTCAATTGAAGGCTTAACACCTGGCACGTACTACCTGCACGAGACAAAAGCACCGACTTATACAGAGGATGGCGAAGAGAAACCATACCGTCTTCTAACAGCACCTCTAGAAGTAACAGTCACAGATGGAGTTGACGAGAACGAAGTCACAGTAGAAAACTCTAAATCAGGCTGGGAGCTGCCAACGACTGGTGGAATGGGTGGATTACTATTCACATTAATCGGTCTGGCTTTAATGGCAATCGCAGCGTTTGCGTTATTCAGACGCAAAGAACAACCTGAAGTACAATAA
- a CDS encoding class C sortase has product MKKIILTLIFIAGLGLFLYPVVSDMLATTAHQAVIKDHKDLIEQTDQELIAKEKEKVNAHNETLASSDLNFVDPFAEISDNESSGTTSYYDALNLGPIIGNVRVPSIDVELPIYHGTTEEVLSKGAGHLENSSLPSSNAGVHSVITAHRGLPSAKMFRDLDELSVGDHFYIEVLDETIAYEVEKVEVVLPSETSWINMDHEENKATLLTCDPYMINTHRMLVTGTQVPYEPGTDEEIPDTSDDSNVMYLIIIGVALLILVLIIIFIRKRKQGDDE; this is encoded by the coding sequence ATGAAAAAAATAATATTAACGCTTATTTTTATTGCGGGACTGGGGCTTTTTTTATATCCGGTCGTTAGCGATATGCTTGCAACAACCGCACATCAGGCGGTCATTAAGGACCATAAAGATCTTATTGAGCAGACTGACCAGGAATTGATTGCTAAAGAGAAAGAAAAAGTAAATGCTCATAATGAGACACTGGCTTCATCTGATTTAAATTTTGTTGATCCATTCGCTGAGATATCCGATAATGAAAGCAGCGGAACAACCAGCTATTATGATGCTCTTAATCTGGGACCGATTATTGGCAATGTCAGAGTGCCATCCATAGATGTGGAATTACCGATCTACCATGGTACGACAGAAGAGGTGCTGTCCAAAGGAGCGGGGCATCTTGAAAATTCTTCATTACCAAGCAGCAATGCAGGCGTCCATAGTGTAATCACTGCTCACAGAGGACTGCCTTCCGCTAAAATGTTTAGAGATCTGGATGAACTAAGTGTTGGAGATCATTTCTATATCGAAGTATTAGATGAAACGATTGCATATGAGGTAGAGAAAGTCGAAGTCGTTTTACCTTCTGAAACGTCCTGGATAAATATGGATCATGAAGAAAATAAGGCGACTCTTCTGACATGTGATCCATATATGATTAATACCCATAGAATGCTTGTGACAGGTACGCAAGTCCCCTATGAACCAGGTACTGATGAAGAAATTCCAGATACATCAGATGATTCAAATGTCATGTATCTGATTATAATTGGTGTTGCATTGCTCATACTAGTATTAATCATAATCTTTATACGAAAGAGGAAACAAGGTGATGATGAATGA
- a CDS encoding class C sortase, whose product MIRKTLLVILFIIGFSIFLFPHAGKIINDHAQREQAEAFRSIEYEDVNTDLIYDKAISCNHEIFTDTEGFRDPFNKHSEVSNKFKECFDLLDGDIFAVIEIPRLDLIIPVYLGATDEILSKGIGQVEGSSLPVGGVNTHTVLAGHRGMASKTMFRHLDQLVPGDRFYIHTINETLVYEAYEQEVIYPHQTESLEIVKGEDLATLITCHPYRSTEQRLLIHAKRVNTG is encoded by the coding sequence ATGATAAGAAAAACGCTGCTGGTTATTTTATTCATAATTGGTTTTTCTATTTTTTTATTCCCTCATGCCGGTAAGATTATCAATGATCACGCTCAGAGAGAGCAGGCTGAAGCATTCAGGAGTATTGAATATGAGGATGTCAATACTGACCTGATCTATGATAAAGCCATTTCATGCAATCATGAAATTTTCACTGATACTGAAGGGTTTCGAGACCCTTTCAATAAGCATAGTGAAGTCTCAAACAAATTTAAAGAGTGCTTTGACCTGTTAGATGGGGACATTTTTGCTGTAATTGAAATACCACGGCTCGATCTAATCATACCGGTTTATCTTGGTGCTACAGATGAGATCTTAAGCAAGGGCATTGGTCAGGTGGAAGGTTCGTCATTACCTGTAGGGGGAGTCAATACACACACTGTCCTGGCGGGTCATCGGGGAATGGCTTCAAAAACAATGTTTCGCCATCTGGATCAGCTGGTTCCAGGTGATCGCTTTTATATTCATACAATAAATGAAACTTTAGTATATGAAGCCTACGAACAGGAAGTAATTTATCCCCATCAGACAGAATCGTTGGAAATCGTGAAGGGGGAAGACCTTGCCACTTTAATTACTTGCCACCCTTATCGTTCCACCGAACAACGATTACTGATACATGCCAAGAGAGTAAACACTGGTTAA
- a CDS encoding response regulator: MLKAVIVDDELLAIQRLQKIVEETNAVKVVKTFENGDGLLEEIIKSNIDLVFLDINLPESSGIELASEIIENNERCRIVFVTAYDQYALKAFELGALDYILKPYSSERVHALIQRHMTSTQLTSVKFTIHAFNYFHIKKDGVELKNIRWRTTKARELFSFLVQHSEGVIRKDVLVELFWPDLDMKSAYDNLYTTIYQLRKTIEELGIGVRIVNSNHGYEIEFNSVEYDVIEWAEGIDEIETLMNRKSQGYLAKVIKVYTRVKELYKGHFLSEESSVWKENLKEQYMIMFFSISREVIQLLMREELYTEAILNSLHIQKLYPHLDYPYFVLMQLYSKLDDRQNVEKHYEKLKEMLEKEYGTSPNNAIRNWYQQWISLQFSS; the protein is encoded by the coding sequence ATGTTAAAAGCTGTCATTGTAGATGATGAACTACTCGCTATTCAGCGCTTACAGAAGATAGTTGAGGAAACAAACGCAGTAAAAGTAGTAAAAACGTTTGAAAACGGAGATGGTTTGCTTGAAGAAATCATTAAGAGTAACATTGATCTGGTATTTTTAGATATTAACCTCCCTGAATCTTCCGGGATAGAACTCGCTTCAGAAATCATCGAGAACAATGAACGATGTAGAATTGTTTTTGTTACTGCATATGATCAATACGCACTTAAAGCATTTGAATTAGGTGCTCTGGATTATATACTTAAACCTTACAGTTCTGAAAGAGTACATGCATTAATTCAGCGTCACATGACGAGCACTCAACTTACAAGTGTCAAGTTTACAATTCATGCATTTAATTATTTTCACATTAAAAAAGACGGCGTGGAACTTAAAAATATAAGGTGGAGGACCACTAAAGCACGTGAGCTATTCTCTTTTTTAGTTCAGCATAGTGAAGGTGTAATCAGAAAAGATGTATTGGTTGAATTATTTTGGCCGGACCTCGATATGAAAAGTGCATACGATAATTTATATACAACAATATATCAACTGAGAAAAACAATAGAAGAGTTAGGTATTGGGGTTCGTATCGTTAACTCAAATCATGGATATGAGATTGAATTTAATAGTGTCGAATACGATGTAATTGAATGGGCAGAGGGTATCGATGAAATCGAAACTCTTATGAACCGGAAATCACAAGGATATCTGGCTAAGGTCATAAAAGTTTATACTAGAGTAAAAGAACTTTATAAGGGACATTTCCTGTCAGAGGAATCGAGCGTCTGGAAAGAAAACCTCAAAGAACAATATATGATCATGTTTTTTTCAATTTCAAGAGAAGTAATTCAGCTTTTAATGAGAGAAGAGCTTTATACTGAGGCCATTTTAAACTCACTACACATACAAAAGCTGTACCCGCATTTAGATTATCCATACTTTGTATTAATGCAATTATATAGCAAACTGGATGACAGACAAAACGTGGAAAAACATTATGAAAAACTCAAAGAAATGCTGGAAAAAGAGTACGGCACTTCTCCAAACAATGCAATACGTAACTGGTATCAGCAGTGGATCTCATTACAGTTTTCTAGCTAA